The Candidatus Omnitrophota bacterium genome contains the following window.
TTGGTTTTGTCCCTAACGCAAGCATAATACCGAATTCGCGCGTGCGTTCAAGAATACCCATAAGAAGTGTATTTAAAATTCCCGCTGCTACTACTAAAAGCACGATAAGAAGGATAATATTAATGAAGGCAACATCAAATTCAACCCATTGAATTACAATTGGGGAGATTTCCTGCCAAGGGAGGACTTCAAGTTCGTTATTATTAAGGTTTGTTTTGATTGTATTTGCAATTTCTTTGGCTTTCTCAACGTTATTTAAGCGAAGAGCAATTTCTGAAATGCGGCCGTCCATTACAAAAAGCTCTTGGGCTGCCTTAAGGGTGATAAGCGCAAAGCCCTTATCAATTTCATCGGCTCCAGTATCAAGAAACCCGCTGATACGATAAACCCCGCTGGCAAGGCTTCCGTCAAATCCCTGCCCCATAATTACAATCTTATCGTTAAGTTGGGCTTTAAGAATTGCTGCTAAGGATTTTCCAATAACAATTTCATTATCATTCGTGAGAAATTTTCCTGTTTTGATTCGTGTATTTAGTTTGGTAACTTTAGGTTCGTTTTGCGGGTCAACTCCTATAAGCAGGGCTCCTGTTGAGCCTTCTGTTGAACTTAAAAGGACTGATTCTTTGATACGCGAGGAGGTTGTGATTACTCCTGTGGTATTTTTCAGAGTTTCGCTTAAGGAATTGTCTTGAGCTAAATTTTTTACAAGGCTCATATTAGCATGAAAACCTTTTTTATGGATTTGAATGTGCCCGCTTGCAAGGTCAGTATAATTTTCAATCATCTGGTAATGTGAGCCATCTACAAAAGCACGGACAAAGAGGAGGCTGGCAAAGCCAATTGCAATGGCAGAGATTGTGATGAATGAGCGGTATTTATTGCGGGTAATATTACGCCAAGCTATTGTGAAGAGTAATGGCATTATCGTTTTAAGTTGGCTAAACTGAAAACTTCTTCTTTTACAGGTTTATTGTAAGTTACATCTATTACTTCAATTACTGTGGAGTTATTCTCTTTTACTAAAGAACGCATGGTCCAGGTTGTTGGAATTACGCGGTCAGACATTTTTTTCGGGTTTGTGTATTCTAATGTTTTAATGAGTTTACCGCGTTCATCATAAAACTCTTCTCTAAGCGGCATAAAACCGTCTTTTTTTACCCAGAAAATAAGCATTCCCCACGTAACTGCAGCTTCCGGTTTGGGGGTAAGTTTAATCTTATAAGCAGGCTCGTTGTTAATTGTTTCTTCGTTTATGATTTCGTGAG
Protein-coding sequences here:
- a CDS encoding ABC transporter permease; its protein translation is MPLLFTIAWRNITRNKYRSFITISAIAIGFASLLFVRAFVDGSHYQMIENYTDLASGHIQIHKKGFHANMSLVKNLAQDNSLSETLKNTTGVITTSSRIKESVLLSSTEGSTGALLIGVDPQNEPKVTKLNTRIKTGKFLTNDNEIVIGKSLAAILKAQLNDKIVIMGQGFDGSLASGVYRISGFLDTGADEIDKGFALITLKAAQELFVMDGRISEIALRLNNVEKAKEIANTIKTNLNNNELEVLPWQEISPIVIQWVEFDVAFINIILLIVLLVVAAGILNTLLMGILERTREFGIMLALGTKPNLIMQMVGLESLLLGLIGVATGYFIGIISIIYFGSRGIDLSMFSTALNSYYTGSIIYTRLAPGFLLQYGATVLITSIIVSIYPAYRAANLKPVEAIYHI